A window of Primulina huaijiensis isolate GDHJ02 chromosome 9, ASM1229523v2, whole genome shotgun sequence contains these coding sequences:
- the LOC140985092 gene encoding protein FAR1-RELATED SEQUENCE 5-like isoform X2, which translates to MEDDKSKTLEELEEDYEEETEIDQIPKTQPGLPNFSMQEDGEVQTENFIVDILKSKLEVGKIVNTLEEAYLLYCQYAHAKGFSVRKGEQRCFSHTDELQSKEFNCSCEGLKDEKRSSKKISIYQKLLTRTNCKAKLKISRENGGQWRVSRFVEEHNHEMFAHDQTHLLRSARNISHAKKSTLEAMVNAGISIYAAVSFMENEACGSENLGFTRKDAYDHMSRLKKHTKVENGDATALIKYFINTANKENYFYWNVQLDDDDRVMNFFFRDYRSAVDYENFGDVLSIDTTYRTNKYNLICAPFVGINHHMQNVMFGLAFMSDETESSFEWLFTTFLDSMNGKQPQTIFSDQCQAMMNAIETVFPHSHHRLCQWHINQNAPSHFGSLNGDSAFKQIWYKCMTYCESEDEFEDTWKHMIDTYNLDDHKWLNGMYRIREKWATAFSSGRFSAGLLATSRSEATNMTLKKACNKMSSLYEFVMNYAKIQNNWRNKEKTEDTRCRHGKPAQILKNHPLLINAAEVYTISIYQLFEIELVNSLKCKFVEPPSCFGNDWNWLEVKVKSHDENSRVRHVLFNKQSHEIKCSCHKFETMGILCKHALMMFNCVDVTVLPNSYILKRWMKNVRNRVKYDFEECCSGGGGDHISEMVFVNQIMRSMYDLTHLSKPHEDARKILYRLVDIAKDEISNLVQNLSVDDETPCDDIASNGYMDKVCVRNPLTAKAKGVTNANITRHWDAKRNKRKEKGKTKMSSTKGAKRKGQSSQDAINIQESKSIPSQQHSNVSLSQYPFAYPQFPSQFGHDQHFFQYSNQMKDNTNFYSNGMMNLFSYQFGSHHSSQGHDRDN; encoded by the exons atggaAGATGACAAATCAAAGACACTTGAAGAGTTGGAGGAAGACTACGAGGAAGAAACCGAAATTGATCAGATTCCAAAAACGCAACCTGGACTCCCTAATTTTTCTATGCAAGAAGATGGAGAGGTACAAACTGAAAACTTCATTGTCGATATTTTGAAGAGCAAACTAGAAGTGGGTAAGATTGTGAACACTCTTGAAGAAGCTTATTTATTGTATTGTCAATATGCACATGCCAAGGGATTTAGTGTAAGGAAGGGTGAACAACGATGTTTTTCCCACACTGATGAACTTCAATCAAAGGAATTCAATTGCTCATGTGAAGGTTTGAAAGATGAAAAAAGATCTAGTAAAAAGATTTCAATTTATCAAAAACTACTCACTAGAACTAATTGTAAAGCCAAATTGAAGATTTCAAGAGAAAATGGGGGTCAATGGAGAGTGAGTAGATTTGTGGAAGAACATAACCATGAGATGTTTGCACACGATCAAACTCACTTGTTAAGATCGGCACGCAATATATCACATGCAAAAAAGTCTACTCTAGAAGCTATGGTAAATGCTGGAATATCTATCTATGCTGCTGTTTCTTTCATGGAAAATGAAGCATGTGGGTCAGAAAATTTGGGTTTTACTAGAAAGGATGCATATGATCATATGAGTCGACTGAAAAAACATACCAAAGTTGAGAATGGAGATGCCACTGcacttattaaatattttataaatacgGCGAATAAAGAGAATTACTTTTACTGGAACGTGCAATTGGATGATGACGATAGGGTGATGAACTTTTTCTTTAGAGACTATAGAAGTGCGGTTgattatgaaaattttggtGATGTCTTGTCGATTGATACAACATATAGAACAAATAAGTATAATTTGATATGTGCTCCATTTGTTGGTATAAATCACCATATGCAGAATGTGATGTTTGGCTTGGCCTTTATGTCAGATGAAACCGAAAGTTCTTTTGAATGGTTGTTTACAACATTTCTTGATTCTATGAATGGAAAGCAACCTCAAACTATTTTTTCAGATCAATGTCAAGCTATGATGAATGCCATCGAAACAGTTTTTCCACATTCACATCATCGTTTATGTCAGTGGCATATAAATCAAAATGCTCCTTCACACTTTGGGAGTTTAAATGGAGATTCGGCTTTTAAACAAATATGGTATAAATGCATGACTTATTGTGAATCTGAAGATGAATTTGAGGACACATGGAAACATATGATTGATACATATAATTTGGATGATCATAAATGGTTGAATGGGATGTACAGAATCAGGGAAAAATGGGCTACTGCCTTTAGTAGTGGAAGGTTTAGTGCGGGACTTTTGGCTACTTCGAGGAGTGAGGCCACAAATATGACTTTGAAAAAGGCATGTAACAAAATGAGTTCTTTGTATGAATTTGTGATGAATTatgcaaaaattcaaaataattggCGGAATAAGGAAAAGACAGAGGATACTCGTTGTCGTCATGGTAAGCCTGCAcagattttgaaaaatcatccattgTTGATTAATGCTGCTGAGGTTTACACGATTTCCATATACCAgttgtttgaaattgaattgGTTAATTCTTTGAAATGCAAATTTGTTGAACCACCATCTTGTTTTGGCAATGATTGGAATTGGCTTGAGGTCAAAGTAAAATCTCATGATGAAAACTCGAGGGTTAGACATGTGTTGTTCAATAAGCAGAGTCATGAAATAAAATGTAGTTGTCATAAGTTTGAGACAATGGGGATTTTGTGTAAGCATGCTTTGATGATGTTTAACTGTGTGGATGTAACAGTTTTGCCCAACAGTTATATTTTGAAAAGGTGGATGAAGAATGTAAGAAATagagttaaatatgattttgaaGAATGTTgcagtggtggtggtggtgatcATATATCTGAGATGGTGTTTGTCAACCAAATAATGAGATCGATGTATGATCTAACTCATTTGAGCAAACCTCATGAGGATgcgagaaaaatattatatagatTGGTTGACATAGCAAAAGATGAAATATCTAATCTTGTCCAGAATTTGAGTGTCGATGATGAGACACCGTGTGATGATATTGCAAGTAATGGTTATATGGATAAAGTATGCGTACGTAACCCACTTACTGCTAAAGCAAAAGGAGTTACAAATGCAAATATCACACGACACTGGGATGCTAagagaaacaaaagaaaagaaaagggaaaaaCTAAAATGTCAA GCACAAAAGGAGCCAAAAGAAAGGGGCAAAGTTCACAAGATGCAATCAACATACAGGAAAGTAAATCTATACCATCACAACAACATTCAAATGTCTCACTATCACAATATCCGTTTGCATATCCTCAATTTCCATCTCAATTTGGGCACGATCAACATTTTTTCCAGTATTCAAATCAAATG AAAGACAATACAAACTTCTATTCAAATGGtatgatgaatttattttcgTATCAATTTGGGAGTCATCATTCATCACAA GGACATGATCGTGATAATTGA
- the LOC140983936 gene encoding uncharacterized protein, whose protein sequence is MAENRENNRHIPPEAIPIRDHFRPVINDHYYGIARWTINANNFELKPALINMVQQNQFARTATSDPHVHLRTFLEITDTVKINNVPDDIIILRLFPFSLRDQARGWLQSLPLGSITTWQELATKFLSKYFPPAKSAQLKIEISTFRQTDFKQLYEAWERYKELLRRCPNHGFEDWVQIELFYNGLNGQTRTTVDAAAGGTIFAKSPAQAYDLLEQMTINSYQWPSERSGVKRTAGVYAVDPITSLTAQVSALTTQIAAMNKVSTSETESPSVVVEESQILEEVQYINNKNFGGYGGYRGNPPPNTYHPGLRNHENFSYANNKNVLNPPLGFNTSNGEGKPSFEDLVGTFVAESGKRMARTESRLDNLETHMANIGASFKILESQVGQITKQLTSQPSGTVQKTADPSLREVNVIFIQHEKIGVVGREEKEVEPTPVRDEKPTPTKRARGKKYERYDLNQCIDISLLPYPQRFLQLQAEFQKKKGLEDLKNLHTNNEFADQVEGEFTEETRRNLPQKLQDPGEFVVPCEIGGQLVENAICDSGASVNIMPNSLYEKLGLSGINPTEVILQLADKSVKVPLGCVEDVELKIDKLRLPADFVVLDMENSKNVPIILGRPFLATAGAIIDLKQRKLTMEVDGQNVEIKASKKSYDPP, encoded by the coding sequence ATGGCTGAGAACAGAGAAAATAACAGACACATCCCGCCAGAGGCTATTCCTATCAGAGATCACTTCCGACCAGTGATCAACGATCATTACTATGGTATTGCAAGATGGACCATTAACGCCAACAATTTCGAATTGAAGCCTGCTTTAATCAATATGGTTCAGCAAAACCAGTTCGCTAGAACTGCTACTTCCGATCCTCACGTTCACCTGAGAACCTTCTTGGAAATCACAGATacggtaaaaattaataatgttccTGACGATATTATTATATTGCGTTTGTTTCCATTTTCTCTCAGGGATCAAGCAAGAGGATGGCTCCAATCATTGCCGTTAGGAAGCATCACGACATGGCAGGAGCTGGCGACGAAGTTCCTTTCTAAATATTTTCCACCTGCGAAGTCTGCACAATTAAAGATTGAGATCAGCACTTTTAGACAGACAGACTTCAAACAGTTGTATGAAGCTTGGGAAAGGTATAAAGAGTTGTTGCGGAGGTGCCCGAATCATGGTTTCGAAGACTGGGTGCAGATTGAGTTGTTTTATAATGGATTGAATGGTCAGACACGGACAACAGTGGATGCAGCGGCAGGTGGCACTATCTTTGCCAAGTCCCCTGCTCAAGCCTATGACTTGCTTGAGCAGATGACTATTAATAGCTACCAATGGCCGTCTGAGAGGTCAGGAGTAAAGAGGACTGCTGGAGTTTATGCCGTGGATCCTATCACATCACTCACTGCACAGGTATCTGCATTGACCACTCAAATAGCAGCGATGAATAAGGTGAGCACATCAGAGACTGAGAGCCCATCGGTTGTTGTTGAAGAATCACAAATTCTTGAAGAAGTTCAATACATCAACAACAAGAATTTTGGAGGCTATGGaggatatcgaggtaacccTCCCCCTAACACTTATCATCCTGGTTTGAGAAACCATGAAAATTTTTCATACGCGAATAATAAGAATGTATTAAATCCTCCACTGGGGTTCAATACATCAAATGGGGAAGGGAAGCCATCATTTGAGGATTTGGTTGGAACATTTGTTGCTGAATCTGGCAAGAGGATGGCGAGGACTGAGTCTAGGCTTGACAACCTTGAGACACACATGGCAAATATTGGTGCTTCCTTCAAAATCCTTGAATCGCAAGTGGGGCAAATAACGAAGCAACTAACGTCTCAACCGTCAGGCACAGTTCAAAAGACAGCAGACCCAAGTCTGAGAGAAGTGAATGTCATTTTTATACAACATGAAAAGATTGGTGTGGTAGGCAGAGAAGAAAAGGAGGTTGAACCCACACCTGTTCGGGATGAAAAGCCAACTCCAACCAAGAGAGCCCGAGGTAAGAAATATGAGAGATATGATTTAAATCAATGCATTGATATTTCTTTACTTCCTTACCCCCAGAGATTTTTACAATTGCAAGCTGAATTTCAAAAGAAGAAAGGTCTTGAAGATCTCAAGAACCTACACACTAATAATGAGTTTGCAGATCAGGTGGAGGGTGAATTTACCGAAGAAACACGAAGAAATCTTCCTCAGAAGCTACAAGACCCCGGAGAATTTGTAGTACCATGTGAAATAGGGGGTCAATTGGTGGAAAATGCTATCTGTGATTCAGGAGCAAGTGTGAATATAATGCCAAATTCCCTTTACGAGAAACTTGGATTGAGCGGGATCAACCCCACAGAAGTAATCTTGCAGCTGGCGGATAAATCAGTGAAGGTTCCATTGGGTTGTGTCGAAGATGTTGAacttaaaattgataaattgaGGCTTCCAGCAGATTTCGTGGTACTGGACATGGAGAACAGTAAGAATGTTCCTATCATTCTAGGACGACCATTCTTGGCTACTGCAGGAGCTATCATCGACTTGAAACAAAGAAAACTGACCATGGAGGTTGATGGTCAAAACGTAGAAATCAAGGCTTCCAAGAAATCATACGACCCACCATGA
- the LOC140985092 gene encoding protein FAR1-RELATED SEQUENCE 5-like isoform X1: MEDDKSKTLEELEEDYEEETEIDQIPKTQPGLPNFSMQEDGEVQTENFIVDILKSKLEVGKIVNTLEEAYLLYCQYAHAKGFSVRKGEQRCFSHTDELQSKEFNCSCEGLKDEKRSSKKISIYQKLLTRTNCKAKLKISRENGGQWRVSRFVEEHNHEMFAHDQTHLLRSARNISHAKKSTLEAMVNAGISIYAAVSFMENEACGSENLGFTRKDAYDHMSRLKKHTKVENGDATALIKYFINTANKENYFYWNVQLDDDDRVMNFFFRDYRSAVDYENFGDVLSIDTTYRTNKYNLICAPFVGINHHMQNVMFGLAFMSDETESSFEWLFTTFLDSMNGKQPQTIFSDQCQAMMNAIETVFPHSHHRLCQWHINQNAPSHFGSLNGDSAFKQIWYKCMTYCESEDEFEDTWKHMIDTYNLDDHKWLNGMYRIREKWATAFSSGRFSAGLLATSRSEATNMTLKKACNKMSSLYEFVMNYAKIQNNWRNKEKTEDTRCRHGKPAQILKNHPLLINAAEVYTISIYQLFEIELVNSLKCKFVEPPSCFGNDWNWLEVKVKSHDENSRVRHVLFNKQSHEIKCSCHKFETMGILCKHALMMFNCVDVTVLPNSYILKRWMKNVRNRVKYDFEECCSGGGGDHISEMVFVNQIMRSMYDLTHLSKPHEDARKILYRLVDIAKDEISNLVQNLSVDDETPCDDIASNGYMDKVCVRNPLTAKAKGVTNANITRHWDAKRNKRKEKGKTKMSSTKGAKRKGQSSQDAINIQESKSIPSQQHSNVSLSQYPFAYPQFPSQFGHDQHFFQYSNQMVTEFSLIFTIEEKCSLYLLFLYLNCRKTIQTSIQMV; encoded by the exons atggaAGATGACAAATCAAAGACACTTGAAGAGTTGGAGGAAGACTACGAGGAAGAAACCGAAATTGATCAGATTCCAAAAACGCAACCTGGACTCCCTAATTTTTCTATGCAAGAAGATGGAGAGGTACAAACTGAAAACTTCATTGTCGATATTTTGAAGAGCAAACTAGAAGTGGGTAAGATTGTGAACACTCTTGAAGAAGCTTATTTATTGTATTGTCAATATGCACATGCCAAGGGATTTAGTGTAAGGAAGGGTGAACAACGATGTTTTTCCCACACTGATGAACTTCAATCAAAGGAATTCAATTGCTCATGTGAAGGTTTGAAAGATGAAAAAAGATCTAGTAAAAAGATTTCAATTTATCAAAAACTACTCACTAGAACTAATTGTAAAGCCAAATTGAAGATTTCAAGAGAAAATGGGGGTCAATGGAGAGTGAGTAGATTTGTGGAAGAACATAACCATGAGATGTTTGCACACGATCAAACTCACTTGTTAAGATCGGCACGCAATATATCACATGCAAAAAAGTCTACTCTAGAAGCTATGGTAAATGCTGGAATATCTATCTATGCTGCTGTTTCTTTCATGGAAAATGAAGCATGTGGGTCAGAAAATTTGGGTTTTACTAGAAAGGATGCATATGATCATATGAGTCGACTGAAAAAACATACCAAAGTTGAGAATGGAGATGCCACTGcacttattaaatattttataaatacgGCGAATAAAGAGAATTACTTTTACTGGAACGTGCAATTGGATGATGACGATAGGGTGATGAACTTTTTCTTTAGAGACTATAGAAGTGCGGTTgattatgaaaattttggtGATGTCTTGTCGATTGATACAACATATAGAACAAATAAGTATAATTTGATATGTGCTCCATTTGTTGGTATAAATCACCATATGCAGAATGTGATGTTTGGCTTGGCCTTTATGTCAGATGAAACCGAAAGTTCTTTTGAATGGTTGTTTACAACATTTCTTGATTCTATGAATGGAAAGCAACCTCAAACTATTTTTTCAGATCAATGTCAAGCTATGATGAATGCCATCGAAACAGTTTTTCCACATTCACATCATCGTTTATGTCAGTGGCATATAAATCAAAATGCTCCTTCACACTTTGGGAGTTTAAATGGAGATTCGGCTTTTAAACAAATATGGTATAAATGCATGACTTATTGTGAATCTGAAGATGAATTTGAGGACACATGGAAACATATGATTGATACATATAATTTGGATGATCATAAATGGTTGAATGGGATGTACAGAATCAGGGAAAAATGGGCTACTGCCTTTAGTAGTGGAAGGTTTAGTGCGGGACTTTTGGCTACTTCGAGGAGTGAGGCCACAAATATGACTTTGAAAAAGGCATGTAACAAAATGAGTTCTTTGTATGAATTTGTGATGAATTatgcaaaaattcaaaataattggCGGAATAAGGAAAAGACAGAGGATACTCGTTGTCGTCATGGTAAGCCTGCAcagattttgaaaaatcatccattgTTGATTAATGCTGCTGAGGTTTACACGATTTCCATATACCAgttgtttgaaattgaattgGTTAATTCTTTGAAATGCAAATTTGTTGAACCACCATCTTGTTTTGGCAATGATTGGAATTGGCTTGAGGTCAAAGTAAAATCTCATGATGAAAACTCGAGGGTTAGACATGTGTTGTTCAATAAGCAGAGTCATGAAATAAAATGTAGTTGTCATAAGTTTGAGACAATGGGGATTTTGTGTAAGCATGCTTTGATGATGTTTAACTGTGTGGATGTAACAGTTTTGCCCAACAGTTATATTTTGAAAAGGTGGATGAAGAATGTAAGAAATagagttaaatatgattttgaaGAATGTTgcagtggtggtggtggtgatcATATATCTGAGATGGTGTTTGTCAACCAAATAATGAGATCGATGTATGATCTAACTCATTTGAGCAAACCTCATGAGGATgcgagaaaaatattatatagatTGGTTGACATAGCAAAAGATGAAATATCTAATCTTGTCCAGAATTTGAGTGTCGATGATGAGACACCGTGTGATGATATTGCAAGTAATGGTTATATGGATAAAGTATGCGTACGTAACCCACTTACTGCTAAAGCAAAAGGAGTTACAAATGCAAATATCACACGACACTGGGATGCTAagagaaacaaaagaaaagaaaagggaaaaaCTAAAATGTCAA GCACAAAAGGAGCCAAAAGAAAGGGGCAAAGTTCACAAGATGCAATCAACATACAGGAAAGTAAATCTATACCATCACAACAACATTCAAATGTCTCACTATCACAATATCCGTTTGCATATCCTCAATTTCCATCTCAATTTGGGCACGATCAACATTTTTTCCAGTATTCAAATCAAATGGTAACCgagttttctttaatttttactattgaagaaaaatgttcattatatcttctttttttgtatttgaattgCAGAAAGACAATACAAACTTCTATTCAAATGGtatga
- the LOC140983801 gene encoding probable ribose-5-phosphate isomerase 3, chloroplastic — protein sequence MAAATVAAAFPPSVTSTSSLQRATSRFNLRTTPSKFSIKCLSAPILTQDDLKKLAADKAIDYVKSGMVLGLGTGSTAAFVVDKLGALLKSGELTDIVGVPTSKRTQEQAASLGIPLSTLDAHPHLDLAIDGADEVDPNLDLVKGRGGALLREKMVEAASDKFVVVVDDSKLVFGLGGSGLAMPVEVVQFCWNYNLVRLQEMFKGEGCDAKLRLDGNGKPYVTDNSNYIVDLYFKTPIKDSGAAGKEIAALEGVVEHGLFLDMTTAVIIAGGEGVSIKTK from the coding sequence ATGGCCGCCGCCACCGTCGCCGCCGCCTTTCCTCCCTCCGTCACTTCAACATCCTCCCTTCAACGTGCCACCTCCCGCTTCAACCTACGTACCACCCCGTCCAAGTTCTCAATCAAGTGCCTCTCCGCCCCAATTCTCACTCAAGACGACCTTAAAAAACTAGCCGCCGATAAAGCCATTGACTATGTGAAAAGCGGCATGGTACTCGGCCTCGGCACTGGGTCAACCGCCGCCTTCGTGGTCGACAAGCTTGGAGCTTTGCTCAAATCCGGCGAACTCACGGATATCGTCGGTGTGCCTACATCCAAGAGAACCCAAGAACAAGCCGCTTCACTAGGAATCCCACTTTCCACTCTCGACGCGCATCCGCACCTGGACCTCGCCATTGACGGAGCGGACGAGGTTGACCCAAATCTCGACCTTGTGAAGGGCCGAGGTGGAGCCCTTTTGCGTGAAAAAATGGTTGAAGCCGCTTCGGATAAATTCGTTGTAGTAGTGGATGACTCTAAATTGGTATTTGGGCTCGGCGGATCGGGTCTCGCAATGCCTGTAGAGGTTGTTCAGTTCTGCTGGAACTACAATTTGGTGAGACTACAGGAAATGTTTAAGGGAGAAGGGTGTGACGCGAAGCTCAGATTGGATGGAAATGGGAAGCCATATGTTACTGACAATTCAAACTATATTGTGGATTTGTATTTCAAGACTCCGATTAAGGATTCGGGTGCGGCGGGGAAGGAGATTGCGGCACTTGAAGGAGTGGTGGAGCATGGCTTGTTCTTAGATATGACAACTGCTGTGATCATTGCAGGTGGGGAAGGAGTGAGTATCAAAACCAAGTGA
- the LOC140984993 gene encoding chitinase 5-like, translating into MSHFAHFVTIVLSLSGETAFGQNCGCAPNLCCSKWGYCGLGDLYCDEGCQSGPCYDEPSRNISAADIVTDAFFNGIADNGGPNCPGKEFYSRTVFLESLDPYPRFASGSNDVAKREIAAFFAHVTHETGSLCHIEEINGESYDYCDSGNTQYPCVPGKKYFGRGPIQLSWNYNYGAAGQSIGFDGLDFPDIVARDPVISFETALWFCMNNNCHNAITSGQGFGATIRAINGMECDGGNQATVNSRVKYFTNYCSQFGVEPGANLYC; encoded by the exons ATGTCACATTTTGCACACTTCGTAACCATAGTTCTCTCACTTTCCGGGGAGACAGCTTTCGGCCAAAACTGCGGTTGCGCGCCCAACTTGTGCTGTAGCAAGTGGGGTTATTGTGGTTTGGGCGACCTTTATTGTGACGAAGGATGTCAATCTGGCCCATGCTATGACGAACCGTCGCGGAATATCTCGGCTGCTGACATAGTGACCGATGCATTTTTCAATGGGATCGCTGACAATGGTGGTCCCAACTGCCCCGGGAAAGAGTTCTACTCTCGAACGGTCTTCCTCGAGTCTCTTGATCCCTATCCAAGGTTCGCTTCGGGGTCGAACGACGTTGCTAAGCGTGAGATTGCTGCATTCTTCGCACATGTCACCCACGAGACTGGAA GTCTGTGCCATATAGAGGAAATTAATGGGGAATCTTACGACTATTGTGACTCGGGTAATACACAGTATCCATGTGTGCCTGGCAAGAAGTACTTTGGACGAGGTCCCATTCAACTTTCATGGAACTATAATTACGGTGCAGCCGGCCAAAGCATCGGGTTCGATGGACTAGACTTCCCCGATATCGTGGCTAGGGACCCCGTTATATCTTTCGAGACGGCCCTTTGGTTTTGTATGAACAATAATTGTCATAATGCAATAACATCAGGGCAGGGATTCGGGGCGACTATTCGAGCCATTAACGGTATGGAATGTGATGGAGGAAATCAGGCCACCGTTAATTCTCGTGTTAAGTATTTTACAAACTATTGTAGTCAATTTGGAGTTGAGCCTGGTGCCAATCTATATTGCTAG